From the genome of Acinetobacter sp. TR3:
CTTTAAAATTGCCTTGAGGACAATCTTGTGTCAATTTCCAGTAAAGGAAACCTACAATCACCATCATGACACCCGGTACAATCAGTGCAATTCTCCACCCCATTGTTTGCTCAACGCCAAACATAACTAAAGCAGCAAGCAGTAATGGCATGAGTGCTTGAGTTGCCCCACCGCCTGCATTTCCCCAACCTGCTGAAGCAGCATTTGCAGTACCTACGACATTCGGAGCAAACATGGTGCTGGTGTGGTATTGCGTGATCACAAAACTTGCACCAATCGCACCGATAAGGAGGCGAAAGAAAAGGAACGATTCATAGCTATTTGCTGAAGCCACACCAAATACAGGTATGCTGCCAATAATCAACAAGGCGGTATAGGTCTTGCGTGGCCCGTATTTATCGCATAAAGGACCAACAATCAAACGAACTAAGATGGTGATTGCAACTGCGGCAATATTAATATTTGCGATTTGATCTTTGGTTAAATGAAACTCACCTGCAATGACAGGCATCAATGGTGCGCAGGCAAACCAAGCAAAGAAGCAAACAAAGAAAGCAAGCCAACTCATGTGGAATGCTCGCATCGCTGGCGCTGAGAAGTTAAATAACTTAATTGATGTGGCTTTTTTCGCCGATAAATCTAAAGACATTGCCATCTCCTATACTGAACGTATACTGCTTTGTTGACACATACCGCTGTGTAAACAAACCGATCAGATCGGACATCGTTGGCCGTCTTACAATTTTTAAAAAGTCTTCATTGACTCCATAAAGACAATGCAAGTGTTATGCCAATTAATAAAATAAAAATTAAAAAAATAATACTAACCATTATTTAATAACGATTTTTTATAAAATAAATAGAGTTTTAAATATCTTTTAAATGATTGAATAAATCCCGAATACATCAATGAACTGTTTTAAAGCACAATTAAAGATGCTTCAAAATAATTCCTTTTATGCACCAACAATGAACATTAATTATTTTTAATAAAGATCATATCCATTTTTTATTTGTTTCCCTTAGCTGCAACGATACAATAAAGCGCACAAAATCGAGGCTAAAGTAATGCCTGCACTGAATAGATCATTCCTCATGGCATTAATTTTGCTTCAAAAAAATACTTAAAGCGCATTATGCTAAATGTGCATTGACTTATAATTTGACTTTATATTTATGCCGAAACTCAAAATCGCACTCATAGATGATGATCAGGCCCGAGCTGAATACATTAAAACATGTTTAATTCAACATGACTTTGATGTCGTTGCTAGTTTGACTTTAGATCACCTCAATGTTTTTAAATTAGAACATCTTCAAGCAGATGTTATTTTGCTTGATATGGATCACCCTCATCGTGATGTAATTGAGAGTTGCGTAAGCAATTTTGACTTACCAACGGTATTATTTACCAAGAACACTGACCGAGATATGATTAAACAGGCGATTGATGCAGGGATTACCGCCTATATCGTTGATGGTATCGATCCAAGTCGATTACATACCATTTTAGATATTTCGATTCAACAATATAAAAAACATAAAAAGTTAGAAGGTGATCTCAAAGATGCAAAAACCAAACTAGCGGATCGTAAAGATGTTGAGAAAGCTAAAGTCCTACTGATGCAATTACACGGATTAACCGAAGACAAAGCATTCCAACTCCTTAGAAAAAATGCCATGAGCCATCGTATGACTATTGGTGAAATGTCACGACGCTTGCTCGATGCACAACAGCTTTTGAACAACCAATTAAAGGATGAATAAATGAGCAGTTTAGAAAAAAGTGAATTGCAACTTGGCTACATCCCTTTGCTTGATTGTATTGCCTTATTATGGGCAAAACAGCGTGGTTTGTTTGAAGCAGTAGGTCTAAACGTTACTTTAACCAAAGAAGCTTCTTGGGCAAGCCTACGTGATCGACTGGCTTTTGGTCTTTTAGATGCTGCACATTGTTTATCTGCCATGTTACCTGCAGCCGCAATAGGTGCTGATCAAATTGGTATTGCATTACAAACGCCGCTCGTTCTCAGTGAAAATCGAGCTTTTATAAGTTTAAGTCAAAAACTGTGTTATCAGTTAGATATAAAGAAATATGAAGCTGTAGAGCTATCAGCTAAAAAATTAGTAGAACACATGAAAAAAAATCATGTGGTCTCTTTAGGACATGTTTTCCAGCATTCCATCCATCATTATTGCTTAAGAGAATGGTTAGCATTAGCAGATCCTGAACTTGCACATTCAATACAAGTCAAAACCTTACCACCTCCATATATGGTAGAAGCATTAAACAACCATTTAATTGATGGTTTTTGTGTTGGCGAGCCATGGAATACTCAAGCAGAGCTGGCAGGATTAGGACAAATTGTTGGCTCGAGTCAAGACATCATTCCAAATGTTGCAGATAAAGTTCTAGCTG
Proteins encoded in this window:
- a CDS encoding ANTAR domain-containing response regulator codes for the protein MPKLKIALIDDDQARAEYIKTCLIQHDFDVVASLTLDHLNVFKLEHLQADVILLDMDHPHRDVIESCVSNFDLPTVLFTKNTDRDMIKQAIDAGITAYIVDGIDPSRLHTILDISIQQYKKHKKLEGDLKDAKTKLADRKDVEKAKVLLMQLHGLTEDKAFQLLRKNAMSHRMTIGEMSRRLLDAQQLLNNQLKDE
- a CDS encoding ABC transporter substrate-binding protein: MSSLEKSELQLGYIPLLDCIALLWAKQRGLFEAVGLNVTLTKEASWASLRDRLAFGLLDAAHCLSAMLPAAAIGADQIGIALQTPLVLSENRAFISLSQKLCYQLDIKKYEAVELSAKKLVEHMKKNHVVSLGHVFQHSIHHYCLREWLALADPELAHSIQVKTLPPPYMVEALNNHLIDGFCVGEPWNTQAELAGLGQIVGSSQDIIPNVADKVLAVTQEWAQQHPNTLIALTRAILQAQQELRVLEDFEPVWQLLIDFDVIQFECSPSIHVEKYYTIQDIIRNFVKSSAIPKSTDFEWLFQQMQKWNNLPVGSIDYENKAQSFLLLDTYLAASK